A single Pecten maximus unplaced genomic scaffold, xPecMax1.1, whole genome shotgun sequence DNA region contains:
- the LOC117319353 gene encoding protein tyrosine phosphatase type IVA 2-like, translating into QDWQFDDGNPPPLMVMDEWFNLLKTRFKEEPGCCVAVHCVAGLGRAPVLVALALIECGMKYEDAVELIRSKRRGAINAKQLSFLADYRPKSRLKLRGNGHKQCCIM; encoded by the exons CAGGACTGGCAGTTTGACGATGGAAACCCTCCTCCCCTGATGGTGATGGATGAGTGGTTCAACCTGCTCAAGACCCGCTTCAAGGAAGAGCCTGGTTGTTGTGTGGCTGTTCACTGTGTGGCAGGACTTGGAAG AGCTCCAGTTTTGGTGGCACTAGCCTTGATTGAATGTGGAATGAAATATGAAGATGCAGTGGAACTAATTCGCAG CAAACGACGTGGTGCCATCAACGCCAAGCAACTTTCCTTCCTCGCGGACTACCGGCCAAAGTCACGCCTAAAGTTACGTGGAAATGGACACAAGCAGTGTTGTATAATGTAG